In the Gorilla gorilla gorilla isolate KB3781 chromosome 1, NHGRI_mGorGor1-v2.1_pri, whole genome shotgun sequence genome, TCCTGGTGAAGCAAAGGCTAATCCTTCTGCTTGTATAAGATCAGGTGTCAGCAAACCACAGTCCCACACTGCTTATGCTTGATTTCACTTGACAACAGCAAAGCTGAGTAGCAGTAATGGATTGTATTGCCCAAAATGCCTAAAATACTACCTAACCTTCAAAGAAAAAGTCTGCTGACCTCTAAACTAGATCGTATCTCCTCTCCATATAATCATGGACACTGCTGGTTGAAAGCGCCCACTAAATTCAGTgtagaagaaataaagtaaaatcaatacaagatacataaaatatcagggACATAGCAGATATACTGAAGACAAAAGATCTTAGGGCCAGGTCACATATGAAGGATGAAGATTTTGAATGGCATAAGACTTTTCAACAACCACTTCAAACtagaaaatcaggccaggcacagtggctcacacctgtaatcccagcactctgagaggccgaggtaggcagatcacttgaggtcaggagtttgagactggtctggccaacgtggtgaaacgccatctctactaaaaatacaaaaattagccgggtgtggtggcgcatgcttgtaatcccagctacttaggaggctgaggcaggaggatcacttgaacccaggaggtggagggtgcactgagccaagatcatatcactgctctccagcctgggggacagaggagactctgtctcaaaaaaaaaaaaacaaaaaaaaaaaacccaaaaaaacccaaaacaactagaaaagtaTAATCATCTGTTAAATTTGAAGATGATTTTTACCTTGGAATTCTATACCTATCCCTGCCATATTATCAACCAGGTGTCAAggtagaaggaaaatattttcagcaaTACACACATCTCACAAATTTTACCTCTTCACTCTTTCTTGAAAGTTACCAAAGGATGCATTTCACCAAAACGAAGGAGTAAATCAAGAAAGCGGAGGATATGGATCCAGAGATCACAGGCTCCAACACAGGAAAATGgcaaaaagaattctcagaatcagccaggcgcagtggctcacgcctataatcccagcactctgggagcccgaggtgggcgaatcacttgaggttgggagttcgagaccggcctgaccaacatggagaaaccccgtctctcctaaaaatacaaaattagctgggtgtggtggcacatgcctgtaatcccagctactcgggtggctgaggcaggagaatcgcttaaacccgggaagcagaggttgtggtgagccgagatcacgccattgcactccagcctgggcaacaagagcaaaactcttgtctcagaaaaaaaaaaaaaaaaacagaattatcagAATCATGATGAAGGGAAGTCACAATTATAGCTACACAGCATAAGTGGAGGGCAAAAGTGCAGATTTGAGCAAGAAGATAGCTcaagaataattttcatttttttttttaaaaactgaatggtCAATCAATTACCTGATGTTTGATGACATTGGGAcagtttgtagaaaaaaaaattagagacaaataggaaactaagaaataaaaagaaatcaactcCAAGAAATATAATCATAGTACACTGTAAGGTTCCACTGTAAACATATTTACAAAGTCATAATAATGTAAACAACGAATGCTGATTTAATCAAAAGCATGACTATATTGGGAAGACATGGGAAAGAAATTTCAAGGTGGCCTAAGAATCCTAAAGCATAGACTCATCTACCACAGAAGAAAGCCAATAGACAACATCTAAAATTGAAaaacaggaaaactgaaaaacagggccaggcgtggtggctcacacctgtaatcccagcacttagggaggccagggagaacgggtggatcacttgaggtcaggagttcacagactggccaacatggtgaaaacccatctctactaaaaatacaaaaattagccaggcatggtggcacatgcctgtaaccccagctacctgggaagctgaggcaggagaatcagttgaacccaagaggtggaggctgcaatgagccaagatcgcaccactgcacttcagcctgggcgatagagcaatactctgtctcaaaaaataaataaataaataataaaactgaaaaacaaacagtaaaagtatacaatttttaaatatgtaaataaatagaagaaacacCTATGGTTGCTCTGAAAGCAGGACATAGGAGGGAAAGTCATGAAGAGATGAGGCAGAGGACCGGAGTTTTAATTACAGGTTATCTGAGTACCTGGCTTGGGGCCAGAAAAATTCAGATTTCAAATTTTGTTGAATTTCAGATTTTGTCAGATTTTGGAAGACTTGCATTGCCAGTTGGgcatcccaaatccaaatatttaaaactcaACTGCTCCAATGAACATTTTCTTTGAGAGTCATgctggcactcaaaaagtttaattattttggagcattttggatttcagattttcagatttgggatgctcaacctgtataacCCTTGTAGTACAATCTTCTTTTTAACTGCACAGCTGTATAAATcaaatattaatctttttttaaaaaaggaacaaaaccaGGGGTCCTTTGATCACTTAATAACAATACCCCACAAATATCTGAGCATCACTATGTGTCAGATACTTTTCTAGGTGCTAGGAAGAGAACAGTGTACAAAATAAGCCCTtgtcctcatgaagcttacaaTCAGAGAGGGAGGCAGATAATAAACTAATGTACGTTTTAATGTCAGATAAAGCAATGacgtaaaaataaataaagcaaggcAAAGGCACAGAGTATGATGGGGGATGCTATTTAATAGGGTTTTCAGAAAACACTTCTGCCAGAACAACAAAAGGAAATCAAACTAAAGAAAAtctgttctgaaaaaaaaaggtcatGTAAGTGAAATAACAGAAATCAATTAAATTCAAGATGAGCGATTCAAGTCTTTCCCACTCCAAAGCAATGTATTATTCAAAAGCCAGTACCAAGTTTCTCTGTAATGAAATAAACTGCCAAGCCTCCTCAAGCTAAGTCATATGAACACTGCTATATCCATAtaactgtatgtatatatagatccTTCCCATATCCCTAACTAGCTACTTAGTAAAGTGACTATGTAAATTTAtattcaaacttttttctttccatagaaTAggtaaatgtaacacattttaaattccagtgttttatttctattatgtaGTTAAAAGTTTTCCTAAATCAAAAGCTCAAGacattaaaccaaaaaagattccAGATTAATTCCACGTTACTAAAATTTATCACACACAATCTTTATTCTCTCACTAAAAAGGATTCAATAGGAAATTTAAGACacatttaaagaaacaatttACAGGGTAATGCAATACATTCATTTTCCTCTCCAAGGAACTTCACTCAGGCTGGGGTAGTTTCAAGCTATTTGAATTATCTTTCAttgaaaattaacttaaaaaaaagtattcatattAAAGTGACAATTTTATTCCAAACACAGTCGTTACACAATAAATATCTCATATTCAAAAAATGGATACACCTCAATATCTTATTCTCAAACTGtgtatcattaaaattaaaagtaaacccaaactatgtgtctattttacatagcaaaaaaaaaaaaaaaagcatactttCGGAGAAAATAAATGGGTTTAAAGTTTAactcacaaaagaaaacaaatttgattCAATAAATTTCAATTAATAGTTGGTTTACggtttaaaagttatttaaaaatttctgaaaaagCAGATTATCAAGGAATTGGTTCACTCACAGTCAGCCAGAAATAAAaaggtgatattttaaaattttagaccaaaaaagaaatttagattcCCTTATAAATAAATGCCAAGAGAGAATATTTTCAGCAAACATTCATTTAACTACATAAACCAAAAGAATAAGGCTGTCTAACCACATGTAAACTACGCATCATCTGACTTCAGGTAGAATGTTTATCTTTGGTATACTTGGTAACCAGAAACCCAAAGTATATAAACAtaggcatattttaaaaacaattgtcTTAATGTTTTTGTTCACTAGGCAATAATTCCCAcaattctcagaaagaaaaaaacaatatccTTAACCAAAAAGTTATCAGAGGAGTTTCTACTTCTTAAACTTTTAAACAAACATATTTGCCCACTTATCATTTAAGCTCCATCAGGGCACAGACCTGTCTCTTCCCCTGTTGTGTCCCCAACCTCTACGGAACTAACTGGCACCAAGTAGGTACCCAATAAACATGTGCAGAATGAACTGAGTCTCTGGAAAAAGCTTAAGTGTTTTAAGTTGCAACAGGACAATTTCACCTATACATCCATCATTCATTACACTGAACTCTAATGACGTAATAAAAAGACTCGTACCAggtatttaaaaacacacacaaaaatatattactCACATATGTATGTGACTCACAAAGCCAGTTTTTCAGTTATGTTTTCTCTCAGGAAAATTTGTTGTATTCTTTCtagtattacaaataaatattagaaaagcaTGTTGTGTTCTGACAATGCAAGCGTTATCTTCAAATTTATGCTGCAATCTGAAAAAATTTAGGCAAACTAAACAGTATTTCCAGAGTCCTGCCCCAAAGTATTACTAAAAGTCAAATTCCTTAATTCAATGAAAAGTGAAATAACGcacagtggcgcgtgcctgtagttccagcttcttgggagcctgacgcgggaggatcgcttgagctcaggagtctgagaccagcctgagccaaATAAGGAGAACCTAtcttaaaaggggaaaaaaaaaaaaaaaaaaaaagtggaatataatggaaaaaacGCACATCTTACCGTTCAAAAATtatgctgaattttaaaaagaaaaaatgaactaCGCTTAAAATAAATACACTGAAATTATTTATCCCAAATGGCATTAATGCCCTTACATTTTGATATTTAGATCTGCCTCAAAAGACCTTTGAAGCTACATGATAAACTTCATGCCTACAAAGCTTGAGTTAGAGGTTATCTTTGTTAAAATAATACTGTTTGGATGCTCAGTTTTGGAAGTTTCCTCATAATTCTAAAGTAAGATATTTAGCCGTAAGAGTAATACACTTATGCGTACGATTCTATAGCACTTGTTCTATAGCACTTGTACAAGCATAATGATCTTGAGTGGAACAGGCTTTATAATGAGCAAGCTATGATCTGTCTAACAACGATACTCTGAAAACACGGGCTGAAAAGTTTCCTAAAATTCTGATGGTCATCTTCAAAGAAACTTGAACAGGAATCGATCTAAAGGTGGACACAGAAAAATACCCAAGTCAACTCATGAACACTGGTAAGAAAACAAGGCCCTCTATAGCAACTAAagtgttggggaaaaaaatccaggGAGCATAAACGATAAAGCTCAATTAACTGCTGCTTGTGTGATTCCACTTTATGATCTTAAATACACAGTAGGCATTAGATAtttcttttagagtttttttttttttaacagaaatttaGTATTTCAATTGCCCCTCCTCCACAGCTAACATCGGtgccctttcttcctcctcccttacCCCTCCcaactcaaacaaattaacatTTGTACTAGGTACCTCCTATCAGCTCGCAGCTTCTTCCCAAACACGCCCACGTACACTGAAACTGGCCTGCGTCTACACAACACACAGCTACAGGAAAAGAGCTTCGAGGGGGGAAgctggggcggggggggggggggggggtaataATTCGCTCCGCACAGGTTTACGGCTATTTTCCAGAAATTAGTTCCTCGCTCGTGGCTCGCGTTTCTTCCAAATCACCTCAAAAGCACGGTGTTTATGAGCCTACCTAATCCGATACTGCAATGGAATTCCGGATATTTGCAGACAGATCTCCCGGCTTTGCAAGTGTTTGATGAGATACGTTCggaatctccttttttttctagAGCCCGGTTCCAGGCCGTAGAGCAAGCCGACCTGGGGCTGCGGCCCCTGCCCCACACCCGGCCCGCGCGCCCGGCCCGAGGCCAGCACAGGACGCAGCCCCTCCGGGGCCGGGGCTGGCGGGGGCCGCTCGGGCTGCGGGCCGCTCTGCAACAGGTCACCCTGACCGCGACTCCGCGGGTTCGCGGGCGGCCAACTCTGCGGCCAGGCTTCTGGGCGCAGCCGCCAGGGCCAGGGGAGGGGGTGTGGCCCGGCTTCTGCTGGTCCTGGCTCCGAGGTCCGGGATCGCGCTCACctgaagggaggctgaggcgccgCTGGGCGCCAGAACAGAGCGGGCGGAGGCTGGGGGCTTCCGCCACCCGAGAGGGAGAGCGAGGCGGGTTCAAGGGGTCGCAGCGCCCCCGGCTTCAGGACGGCGCCCCCGAGCGGGGACCCCACGGCCGCTCCGACTCTGAGAACCCGCGGCCGAGGGAGGCGCGCCCCCCAGCgcccttctccctcagcctcagcCCCAGCTCCGCAGCCCCCTCCCTGCGCGCAGGGCGAGCAGCCCCGGGGCCCACGGCCGGGAGAGCCACACTCCGCAGCGCCGCCGCCGCCATTCCCCGCGCCGCCCGGGGGGCGCCGCGTACCCACCCTCCCTTCCCCGCACCGCCCCGCGGCCTGAGCCCACCGACCTGTGCAGCCGCGGCCGTCGCCTCAGAGGATGGAAAGACGATGCCGGCCTCACGCTTCACCGCCACGGCCGCCGCCGCCTAGAGTAGCACTCGTCGACCCGAACAGTCACCGTCTCTCATTCAGCACCCGCagcagcagccgccgccgccgccgctgccgctcgGGGGAGGAGAGTGAGCTGGAACCACCCCGTCCGCGCCAGGGGTGGGGGACGAGAGCGGACCTGGCGGGGGCGCGCGCCAAGCGGGCGGGGC is a window encoding:
- the LOC129527780 gene encoding soluble scavenger receptor cysteine-rich domain-containing protein SSC5D; translated protein: MSLPNPILQWNSGYLQTDLPALQVFDEIRSESPFFSRARFQAVEQADLGLRPLPHTRPARPARGQHRTQPLRGRGWRGPLGLRAALQQVTLTATPRVRGRPTLRPGFWAQPPGPGEGVWPGFCWSWLRGPGSRSPEGRLRRRWAPEQSGRRLGASATREGERGGFKGSQRPRLQDGAPERGPHGRSDSENPRPREARPPAPFSLSLSPSSAAPSLRAGRAAPGPTAGRATLRSAAAAIPRAARGAPRTHPPFPAPPRGLSPPTCAAAAVASEDGKTMPASRFTATAAAA